In the Deinococcus betulae genome, one interval contains:
- a CDS encoding phosphatase PAP2 family protein yields MLARVRQEFLPFVRHHWRSLLLLLLGVLGPLLLFTELAEEVLEEGGFAWDQAVLSWYAAQRTPTLTRVAETLAQIGGVQVLPLITLAIAWLLGQADSGRGRAHGWFLLTGVMGATLLNVVAKVIFQRPRPDEMVAVLTEPGYSFPSGHAMANAAFGMALTLVFWRSRAGWPVAVFGALWAVAVGTSRNYLGVHYPSDVLAGITASSVWVAGLYILMSRRWPGLRQSPGGQRDTRT; encoded by the coding sequence ATGCTTGCCCGCGTGCGCCAGGAATTTCTGCCTTTTGTGCGGCACCACTGGCGCTCCCTGCTGCTGCTGCTTTTGGGGGTCCTCGGGCCGCTGCTGCTGTTTACCGAACTGGCCGAGGAGGTGCTGGAAGAAGGCGGCTTTGCCTGGGACCAGGCGGTCCTCAGCTGGTACGCCGCGCAGCGCACGCCTACCCTGACGCGCGTGGCCGAGACGCTGGCGCAGATTGGGGGCGTGCAGGTGCTCCCCCTGATCACCCTGGCGATTGCCTGGTTGCTGGGGCAGGCGGACAGCGGGCGCGGCCGGGCCCACGGCTGGTTTCTCCTGACGGGCGTGATGGGCGCGACTCTGCTGAACGTGGTGGCGAAGGTCATTTTTCAGCGCCCCCGACCCGACGAGATGGTGGCCGTCCTGACCGAACCGGGCTACAGCTTTCCCAGCGGGCACGCCATGGCCAACGCCGCTTTTGGCATGGCCCTGACACTGGTGTTCTGGCGGTCGCGGGCCGGCTGGCCGGTGGCCGTGTTTGGGGCGCTGTGGGCGGTCGCTGTAGGCACCAGCCGGAATTACCTGGGCGTCCACTACCCGTCAGACGTGCTGGCAGGAATTACAGCCAGCAGCGTCTGGGTGGCGGGCCTGTACATCCTGATGAGTCGCCGCTGGCCGGGGCTGCGCCAGTCGCCCGGTGGGCAACGCGATACCCGAACGTGA
- a CDS encoding HD domain-containing phosphohydrolase, whose amino-acid sequence MIDLMVGQSNGAAEAHPMPPASHVYQHLLEAMPVMLWTANKDGVWEHVNGAWIAYTGVIGQTRGFGFEAAVHPADEARTVAVWKRAVEQGQDYQIEYRLRSQTGHYRWFLTRGVRVTDDLGLQLAWVGTCTDIDDRKRAEQQAVDAREAAVRALGLVLEARDRETKGHTDRVMALALELGQALGLSGAQLETLRLGSYLHDIGKMVIPDAILLKTGPLTEQEWAVMRSHTLEGERFAAALGFVPPEVLELIRFHHERWDGGGYVSGLSGEAIPLLARVFAVVDVYDALLSERPYKVAWTQAQAADYLQAEAGRQLDPHIVATFLHALQGGPATAG is encoded by the coding sequence GTGATTGATTTGATGGTGGGTCAATCCAACGGAGCGGCGGAAGCCCACCCAATGCCTCCGGCCAGTCACGTGTATCAGCATCTGCTGGAGGCGATGCCCGTGATGCTCTGGACCGCCAATAAAGACGGCGTGTGGGAACACGTCAATGGGGCCTGGATTGCCTACACGGGCGTCATTGGTCAAACGCGGGGATTTGGGTTTGAAGCAGCCGTGCACCCAGCCGATGAGGCGCGGACGGTCGCGGTCTGGAAACGGGCCGTAGAGCAGGGTCAGGACTACCAGATTGAGTACCGATTGCGGAGCCAGACGGGGCATTACCGCTGGTTCCTGACCCGTGGTGTCCGGGTGACGGATGACCTTGGGCTTCAGCTGGCGTGGGTCGGCACCTGTACGGATATCGACGACCGGAAACGTGCCGAGCAGCAGGCCGTCGACGCGCGTGAGGCGGCGGTGCGCGCCCTGGGACTCGTTCTGGAAGCGCGTGACCGCGAGACCAAGGGCCACACCGACCGGGTGATGGCCCTTGCCCTGGAGCTCGGACAGGCCCTGGGGCTGAGCGGGGCTCAGCTTGAGACGCTGCGTCTGGGTTCGTACCTGCACGACATTGGGAAGATGGTCATTCCAGACGCGATTCTCCTGAAGACCGGTCCACTGACCGAGCAGGAGTGGGCAGTGATGCGCAGCCACACGCTGGAGGGGGAACGCTTTGCGGCGGCGCTCGGGTTCGTGCCGCCCGAGGTTCTGGAACTCATCCGGTTTCACCATGAGCGCTGGGACGGCGGCGGCTATGTCAGCGGCCTGAGCGGCGAAGCCATTCCACTGCTCGCCCGCGTCTTTGCAGTCGTTGACGTCTATGACGCGCTGTTAAGCGAACGGCCTTACAAGGTGGCCTGGACCCAGGCCCAGGCCGCCGACTACCTTCAGGCGGAGGCTGGGCGACAACTTGATCCCCACATTGTGGCCACATTCCTCCATGCCCTTCAGGGCGGCCCGGCGACTGCTGGCTGA
- a CDS encoding aspartate kinase: MKPELLVMKFGGTNMQDARAIRHSASLAARSLREGIKVVVVVSAMAGVTNSLLKLADAAQSGDIASANDEIALLRTRHFAAAQELGAAPDSSAVREIREMHETLRQAIYGVYLLRELTPRSRDLIVAFGERLSAPLMSLALEQGGLRAHHLTGGEAGILTDSHFGNAKPLPSTYERVKDRLSGLLAAGVTPVVAGFMGETDKGAMTTLGRGGTDFSATIVGKALGADEVWAWKDVDGVMSADPRVVKDARNIEVLSYGEVMELAYFGAKVLHPLAVTPLQDSGIPLRVKSAADPDFPGTLVQAQPRDEEGHPVKAVTAIRNVSIVNVSGAGVLGIPEVIASVFDAIARENVTLLMVSQSSSMSNVSLAVQTADAERTLAALRAGVSLELHVEEQPGVAVLAIVGSGMRGQKGVSARMFTALAAQDVNILMISQGSSELNVSVAVEAGHVDTATLAVHHAFGLGEPALAAG, from the coding sequence ATGAAGCCCGAGCTGTTGGTCATGAAATTTGGTGGCACGAATATGCAAGACGCCCGCGCCATTCGCCACAGCGCGTCTCTGGCGGCGCGCAGCCTCCGTGAAGGGATCAAGGTGGTGGTTGTCGTCTCGGCGATGGCGGGCGTGACCAACAGCCTGCTCAAACTGGCCGACGCCGCCCAGTCCGGCGACATCGCCAGCGCCAACGACGAGATTGCCCTGCTGCGGACCCGGCATTTTGCAGCGGCCCAGGAGCTGGGCGCGGCCCCCGACAGCAGCGCTGTGCGAGAAATCCGCGAGATGCACGAAACCCTGCGCCAGGCCATCTACGGCGTCTACCTGCTGCGCGAACTGACCCCGCGCAGCCGCGACCTGATTGTGGCGTTTGGCGAGCGCCTGTCGGCCCCCCTCATGAGCCTGGCCCTGGAGCAGGGCGGCCTGCGCGCCCACCACCTGACGGGCGGCGAGGCCGGCATCCTGACCGACAGCCACTTTGGCAACGCCAAGCCTCTCCCCAGTACCTACGAGCGGGTCAAAGACCGCCTGAGCGGCCTGCTTGCGGCGGGCGTGACCCCGGTGGTGGCGGGCTTCATGGGCGAAACCGACAAGGGGGCCATGACCACCCTGGGGCGCGGCGGCACCGACTTCAGTGCCACGATTGTCGGCAAGGCCCTGGGCGCCGACGAGGTGTGGGCCTGGAAAGACGTGGACGGCGTCATGAGCGCCGACCCCCGCGTGGTCAAGGACGCCCGCAACATCGAAGTTCTGAGTTACGGCGAGGTCATGGAGCTGGCCTACTTTGGGGCCAAGGTGCTGCACCCACTGGCGGTGACGCCCCTGCAGGACAGCGGCATTCCCCTGCGCGTGAAAAGTGCCGCCGACCCCGACTTTCCCGGCACGCTGGTGCAGGCCCAGCCGCGAGACGAGGAAGGTCACCCGGTCAAGGCTGTGACCGCCATTCGCAACGTGAGCATCGTCAATGTCAGCGGTGCCGGGGTGCTGGGGATTCCCGAAGTGATTGCCAGCGTCTTTGACGCCATTGCCCGCGAAAACGTGACCCTGCTGATGGTCTCACAAAGTTCGTCTATGAGTAACGTCTCTTTGGCGGTGCAAACCGCCGACGCCGAGCGCACCCTGGCTGCCCTGCGCGCTGGGGTCAGTCTGGAACTGCATGTCGAGGAACAGCCGGGCGTGGCGGTGCTGGCCATTGTAGGCAGCGGGATGCGCGGCCAGAAGGGCGTCTCGGCCCGCATGTTCACGGCGCTGGCGGCGCAGGACGTGAACATTCTGATGATCTCGCAGGGCAGCTCCGAGCTGAACGTGTCGGTGGCCGTCGAGGCCGGGCATGTGGACACCGCCACCCTGGCGGTTCACCACGCCTTTGGCCTGGGCGAACCTGCGCTCGCCGCTGGTTGA
- a CDS encoding putative bifunctional diguanylate cyclase/phosphodiesterase, whose product MKPPEHPHEPDRLAALYRYHVLDSLPEPAFDRITRLVQRFLNVQIVIINFVAARRTWLKSGAGTNIHEMDRESVCCGETVQRGAAFTVENLHASPRFQNDPMVKFEGACSYAGVPLTTPDGFHIGSLAVYNRRPQILTADDLKLLEDLAAIVMDELELRLITLDWQAAHERSEHLAHHDALTGLPNRLRFLDRAEQALQFARRHKTGIGVMVLDLDGFKLVNDSLGHDTGDELLKAVAHRLSGLLRADDLIARFGGDEFVLLIPGVYKSLHVSRLAHDVQQALSQPFQVHGHVLNLSCSVGVSLYPTDGQDTKSLLRAADTAMYHAKALGKGQYQFYQACMTQAAQEKLSLRNRLGQAIEQGELELHYQPQINLRTGQVVGMEALLRWPQRDGRWISPAEFIPLAEEQGLIVPLGEWVLHEACAQLAQWRSQHSQTWQVSVNVSAQQWQDSGFLQMIQQVLQDTALPPAQLVLEITESVLLKASPEAFKLTEALTSLGVQVSLDDYGTGFSNLSQLQHLEISQLKLDRSFVTPLPGGHKVLAMVRSAITLGHGLNVFTVGEGIETQAQLEALKSLDCDIGQGFFLGRPVSAEEFGRRYLPA is encoded by the coding sequence GTGAAGCCCCCAGAGCACCCACATGAACCAGACCGACTTGCCGCGCTCTACCGCTATCACGTGCTCGACAGTCTTCCTGAACCGGCCTTTGACCGCATCACCCGCCTTGTTCAGCGGTTCCTGAATGTTCAGATTGTCATCATCAATTTTGTCGCGGCGCGGCGCACCTGGCTCAAATCCGGTGCTGGAACGAACATCCACGAAATGGACCGGGAGAGCGTCTGCTGCGGAGAAACCGTTCAGCGCGGCGCCGCTTTTACAGTTGAGAACCTGCACGCCAGTCCACGTTTTCAGAACGATCCGATGGTGAAATTCGAGGGTGCCTGCTCTTACGCAGGTGTGCCCCTGACGACGCCAGACGGGTTTCATATTGGCAGCCTCGCCGTGTACAACAGGCGCCCCCAGATCTTGACAGCGGATGACCTGAAGTTGCTTGAAGACCTGGCAGCCATCGTCATGGATGAACTGGAGTTGCGGCTCATCACGCTTGACTGGCAGGCTGCCCACGAACGCAGTGAGCATCTGGCGCACCATGACGCGCTGACAGGGCTGCCCAACCGGCTGCGGTTCCTCGACCGGGCTGAACAGGCGCTCCAGTTCGCGCGCCGTCACAAGACAGGGATCGGGGTCATGGTCCTGGATCTGGATGGGTTCAAGCTCGTGAACGATTCACTCGGTCATGACACAGGCGACGAACTTCTCAAGGCGGTGGCCCACCGGCTCTCTGGCCTGCTCCGTGCAGACGATCTGATCGCGCGCTTTGGTGGAGATGAATTCGTCCTTCTGATTCCCGGCGTCTATAAGAGTCTGCATGTCTCGCGGCTCGCACATGATGTTCAGCAGGCCCTGAGCCAACCGTTCCAGGTCCACGGACATGTGCTGAACCTGAGCTGCAGCGTTGGGGTCAGCCTCTATCCCACAGATGGTCAGGACACGAAAAGCCTCCTGCGCGCCGCCGACACCGCGATGTATCACGCCAAAGCGCTGGGCAAAGGGCAGTACCAGTTCTACCAGGCGTGCATGACCCAAGCAGCCCAGGAGAAATTGTCTCTGCGCAACCGGCTTGGCCAGGCCATCGAACAAGGGGAGTTGGAGCTCCACTATCAACCCCAGATCAATCTCCGCACGGGCCAGGTGGTGGGCATGGAGGCGCTGCTGCGGTGGCCCCAACGGGATGGCCGGTGGATCTCGCCGGCGGAGTTTATTCCCCTGGCAGAAGAACAGGGCCTGATTGTTCCGCTGGGCGAGTGGGTTCTGCACGAAGCCTGCGCCCAACTGGCTCAGTGGCGCTCCCAGCATTCACAGACCTGGCAGGTCTCCGTTAACGTTTCGGCCCAGCAGTGGCAGGATTCTGGTTTTCTCCAGATGATTCAACAGGTTCTTCAGGACACGGCCCTTCCGCCGGCCCAGCTGGTGCTGGAGATCACCGAGAGCGTGCTGCTCAAGGCTTCGCCGGAAGCATTCAAGCTCACAGAGGCCCTGACTTCTCTGGGCGTTCAGGTGTCACTTGATGATTACGGGACTGGCTTTTCCAACCTCAGTCAGTTGCAGCACCTTGAGATCAGTCAGCTGAAGCTGGACCGCTCCTTCGTCACACCTCTCCCAGGAGGTCACAAGGTGCTGGCCATGGTTCGGAGTGCGATTACGCTGGGTCATGGGCTCAACGTCTTTACGGTCGGAGAAGGCATTGAGACCCAGGCTCAGCTGGAGGCGCTCAAATCTCTGGACTGCGACATTGGGCAGGGCTTTTTTCTTGGTCGCCCTGTGTCTGCCGAAGAGTTCGGGCGGCGTTACTTGCCGGCCTAA